A stretch of Mucilaginibacter terrae DNA encodes these proteins:
- a CDS encoding HAD-IB family phosphatase, with the protein MGQYYIIDFDSTFTQVEALDELARISLKDHPGREEVYQQIEHLTNLAMEGKLSFADSLEGRIKLLKANRNHLDLLVKHLRKKVSPSFSRNNKFFKNHQDEVLIVSGGFKEFITPVVSEYHIKKENIYANDFEFDAEGNIVGYDRKNPLSQEGGKVKLLKELNLPGDIFGIGDGYSDFQLKESGLIKTFFAFTENIERKSVVEKADHVTPSLDEFLYINRLPRAISYPKNRIKCLVVGNVEEEALSQMRKEGYNIRHQEEILDEYLQQAGVLFCDENHQPTPEQLQNAGRLKVIGCFGKINNRKVLDAACENGIIIFDDPKHNPRSADFIPKRVIAFMNEGKTHISCNFPDLQPPRINNAHRLIHIHKNIPGILAKINEVFARHNINIVGEFLVTNPQIGYVITDVDAGYDEQVLSELKSIEHTIKFRLLY; encoded by the coding sequence ATGGGCCAGTATTATATTATAGATTTTGATAGCACTTTTACGCAGGTTGAAGCGCTCGACGAGTTAGCGCGCATTAGCCTTAAAGATCATCCCGGTCGCGAAGAAGTATATCAGCAAATAGAACACCTTACCAATTTAGCTATGGAAGGCAAGCTCTCGTTTGCCGATAGTTTAGAAGGTCGCATTAAGTTACTTAAGGCTAACCGCAATCACCTCGATTTGTTGGTGAAGCATCTGCGCAAAAAGGTATCACCGTCGTTTTCGCGTAACAACAAGTTCTTCAAAAATCACCAGGATGAGGTATTGATCGTGTCGGGCGGATTTAAAGAATTTATTACGCCCGTAGTAAGCGAGTATCACATTAAAAAGGAAAATATCTACGCTAACGATTTTGAGTTTGATGCCGAAGGCAACATTGTTGGTTACGACCGTAAAAACCCGCTTTCGCAAGAAGGCGGTAAGGTAAAGCTGTTGAAAGAGCTTAACCTGCCAGGCGATATTTTTGGCATCGGCGATGGCTATTCCGATTTCCAGTTAAAGGAATCGGGCCTGATCAAAACTTTCTTTGCTTTTACCGAGAACATCGAACGAAAATCGGTAGTGGAAAAGGCCGACCACGTAACGCCAAGCCTTGATGAGTTTTTGTACATCAACCGCTTGCCAAGGGCTATATCGTATCCTAAAAACCGCATTAAATGTTTAGTGGTAGGTAATGTGGAAGAAGAAGCGCTATCGCAAATGCGCAAAGAAGGCTATAATATTCGTCACCAGGAAGAAATTTTGGACGAATACCTGCAACAAGCCGGTGTGTTGTTTTGCGATGAAAACCATCAGCCTACGCCCGAGCAACTTCAAAATGCAGGACGCTTAAAGGTAATTGGTTGTTTTGGTAAAATAAACAACCGCAAAGTACTTGATGCTGCTTGCGAAAACGGTATCATTATTTTTGACGACCCTAAGCACAATCCACGCAGCGCCGATTTTATTCCTAAACGCGTAATTGCCTTTATGAACGAGGGTAAAACGCACATCAGCTGCAACTTCCCTGATTTGCAGCCGCCACGCATCAATAATGCACACAGGCTCATACACATCCATAAAAACATACCCGGCATTCTGGCTAAAATAAACGAAGTTTTTGCCCGCCATAACATTAACATTGTAGGCGAGTTTTTGGTAACCAACCCGCAAATTGGCTACGTAATTACCGACGTTGATGCCGGTTACGATGAGCAGGTATTAAGCGAGTTAAAAAGCATTGAGCATACGATAAAGTTTAGATTACTCTATTAA
- a CDS encoding universal stress protein yields METNRILIGVDESKYADHAAAYGFSLARKLNAAVAIVNIIEPVIAPVSPMTDTTFGLTFEGTADVTALDMVSAQNQSADSLLHRITQKYGEGLEVTQYTDHGAAADAIIGCAAQFNASMIIVGTHHRSGFDRLLMGSVAEEVVRNSEIPVLVVPLKDDKNEE; encoded by the coding sequence ATGGAAACTAACAGGATTTTGATTGGTGTAGATGAAAGCAAGTACGCCGATCATGCAGCTGCCTACGGATTTAGCCTGGCGCGTAAGCTGAACGCGGCGGTGGCTATCGTAAATATAATTGAACCGGTTATTGCCCCGGTATCACCCATGACCGATACCACTTTTGGACTTACTTTTGAGGGTACGGCCGATGTTACGGCTTTGGATATGGTTTCGGCCCAAAATCAATCTGCCGATAGTTTGCTTCACCGCATAACCCAAAAATACGGCGAAGGGTTAGAGGTAACCCAATACACCGACCATGGTGCCGCAGCCGATGCTATAATTGGTTGTGCCGCCCAGTTTAACGCAAGCATGATCATTGTAGGTACCCATCACCGCAGTGGTTTCGACCGTTTACTGATGGGCAGTGTGGCCGAGGAGGTTGTACGCAACTCTGAAATACCGGTACTGGTAGTGCCACTTAAAGACGATAAAAACGAAGAGTAA